One Cryptococcus neoformans var. neoformans B-3501A chromosome 10, whole genome shotgun sequence DNA window includes the following coding sequences:
- a CDS encoding hypothetical protein (Match to EST gb|CF185401.1|CF185401), producing MSEKKETRRMGQKKKPQQEQQEEEQPQQEQQEEEQPQEEEQEQEEEQPQEDEQEQEQEQEQEQEQEQEQPEQEQPQPQQELQQQRPSQGSRKPTLNMPPPPGPKTNPKNPPRSETARDRALGPLRSHRTPLPNELSELTPEEQPGGAHKDDKHSLSINISLDLLVEVHLTARVKGDITIGLL from the exons ATGtctgaaaaaaaggagacTAGACGCATGGggcagaagaaaaagccTCAGCAGGAacagcaggaggaggaacaaCCTCAGCAGGAgcagcaggaagaggaacagcctcaggaagaggaacaggagcaggaagaggaacagcctcaggaagatgaacaggagcaggagcaggagcaggagcaggagcaagagcaggagcaggagcagccTGAGCAAGAGCAGCCGCAGCCTCAACAGGAACTCCAGCAGCAACGCCCTAGCCAAGGCAG TCGCAAACCCACACTCAACATGCCCCCCCCTCCTGGGCCCAAAACCAATCCGAAGAACCCACCTCGTTCCGAGACCGCCCGTGACCGCGCTCTCGGTCCACTCCGTTCTCACCGTACCCCCCTTCCCAACGAGCTTTCCGAGCTCACCCCCGAGGAGCAGCCCGGTGGTGCACACAAAGACGATAAGCACTCGTTGAGCATCAATATCTCGCTTGATTTGCTAGTAGAGGTGCATTTGACTGCGAGGGTGAAAGGCGATATCACTATTGGGCTGTTGTAA
- a CDS encoding hypothetical protein (Match to EST gb|CF190213.1|CF190213; HMMPfam hit to AAA, ATPase family associated with various cellular activities (AAA), score: 323.1, E(): 3.9e-94), with protein MSAEASTSQQVVAPQGMAPEKYQAINAYRDKVKEHSRLSEQLKNVRLNIRTLGNDYDKTEDDIKALQSVGQIIGEVLKQLDDERFIVKASSGPRYVVSYRPTLPVHKLKPTTRVSLDMTTLTIMRILPREVDPMVYNMSLEDPGSASFAGIGGLGEQVRELREVIELPLMNPELFERVGINPPKGVLLYGPPGTGKTLLARAVAATLNTNFLKVVSSAIVDKYIGESARLIREMFAYAREHEPCVIFMDEIDAIGGRRFSQGTSADREIQRTLMELLNQMDGFESLGRTKIIMATNRPDTLDPALLRPGRLDRKIEIPLPNEQGRLEILKIHAKKVNKSGDIDYEAIVKLSDGFNGADLRNVCTEAGMFAIRDDRDAVVQEDFMKAVRKLNEAKKHETTMDYTAI; from the exons ATGTCAGCCGAAGCATCAACTTCTCAGCAAGTAGTCGCTCCTCAGGGAATGGCCCCGGAAAAGTACCAGGCGATCAACGCTTACCGTGAT AAAGTCAAGGAGCACAGTCGATTATCTGAGCAGCTCAAGAATG TCCGTTTAAACATCCGGACTCTTGGAAACGACTATGACAAGACGGAAGACGACATCAAGGCGCTTCAAAGTGTGGGTCAAATCATCGGTGAAGTATTGAAACAGCTTGACGATGAACGAT TCATCGTCAAGGCATCTTCTGGGCCCCGATACGTCGTCTCCTACCGACCCACTTTACCCGTCCACAAGCTCAAACCCACCACCCGAGTCTCCCTCGACATGACAACCCTAACCATAATGCGTATCCTCCCCCGTGAAGTCGACCCTATGGTTTACAACATGTCTCTTGAAGATCCCGGATCGGCTTCTTTTGCCGGCATCGGTGGTTTGGGCGAACAAGTGAGAGAGTTGAGAGAGGTTATCGAGTTGCCTCTGATGAATCCCGAATTGTTCGAG CGAGTGGGTATCAACCCGCCCAAGGGTGTGTTGCTCTACGGTCCTCCTGGTACAGGAAAGACACTCCTCGCAAGAGCTGTAGCTGCTACTCTGAATACCAACTTTTTAAAAGTTGTCTCTTCAGCC ATTGTCGACAAGTACATTGGTGAATCAGCACGTCTTATCCGAGAAATGTTTGCCTATGCCAGAGAACACGAGCCATGTGTCATTTTTATGGACGAAATCGATGCTATCGGAGGGAGGAGGTTCTCACAAGGAACAAGTGCGGATCGAGAGATCCAACGTACCCTTATGGAA CTTCTCAACCAAATGGACGGTTTTGAATCTCTTGGTCGCACCAAAATCATTATGGCCACCAATCGTCCCGACACGCTCGACCCCGCCCTCCTCCGTCCCGGCCGTCTCGATCGAAAGATTGAGATTCCCCTTCCTAACGAGCAAGGTCGGTTGGAGATTTTGAAAATTCATGCGAAAAAGGTGAACAAGAGTGGGGATATTGATTATGAGGCAATTGTGAAATTGAGTGATGGGTTTAATGGTGCTGATTTGAGGAATGTTTGTACCGAA GCCGGCATGTTTGCTATCCGAGATGATAGGGATGCTGTGGTCCAAGAAGACTTTATGAAGGCTGTCAGGAAACTAAACGAGGCAAAGAAACACGAGACTACTAT GGATTATACTGCCATATAA
- a CDS encoding hypothetical protein (Match to EST gb|CF188507.1|CF188507; HMMPfam hit to cobW, Cobalamin synthesis protein/P47K, score: 117.9, E(): 2.4e-32), whose product MTLEKDEAIPVTCFTGFLGAGKTTTILSLIQQLPKEYKVVLLKNEYGDVEVDSVLASQSNITGVSEILNGCLCCTSVGLISNALMEVKSTMKPDRIIIESSGSAFPATLALQIKELEPEGFKLDGVVTVVDCVNFEGYEDSSPSAKLQAKYTDLILLNKHHLPNPRQFDTLLDRLNDLNDETPKLRIGPAPSNPPKPEVIFGLDSKLWSVKDGERKDWGEMATREGWHGDEVEVKGVYKGKKPKHEHKRVGGKGEGKECGDCQKPEVEENVGPVEPIERELLEKELSKLSYEIYRVKGIVRFMSPSNPSKAFDTYILNYAFSRYTLTPAPSLDDDPALEGVSIRLTVMGERGEVARRARRFGEAIGAMME is encoded by the exons ATGACgcttgagaaggatgaggctATTCCTGTGACCTGTTTTACTGGATTTCTTG GAGCT GGCAAGACCACAACTATCCTTTCGCTTATCCAGCAACTACCGAAAGAGTACAAAGTCGTACTGCTCAAGAATGAATATGGAGACGTTGAAG TCGATTCTGTCCTTGCTTCTCAGTCCAACATCACAGGCGTTTCTGAAATTCTGAACGGCTGTCTCTGTTGCACGTCTGTAGGACTTATCTCCAACGCTTTGATGGAAGTCAAATCAACAATGAAACCCGACCGAATCATTATCGAATCTAGCGGATCGGCCTTCCCTGCGACATTGGCTTTGCAAATCAAGGAACTTGAACCTGAAGGATTCAAGTTGGATGGCGTTGTGACTGTGGTGGATTGTGTTAATTTTGAAGGATACGAAGATTCATCGCCTAGTGCAAAA TTGCAAGCCAAGTACACcgacctcatcctcctcaacaaacACCACCTTCCCAACCCACGTCAATTCGACACTCTCCTGGACCGTCTTAACGATCTCAACGACGAGACCCCTAAACTCCGTATTGGTCCCGCCCCTTCCAATCCACCGAAGCCTGAAGTCATCTTTGGTCTTGACAGCAAGCTCTGGTCCGTCAAGGATGGCGAAAGAAAAGATTGGGGCGAGATGGCGACTAGAGAAGGATGGCATGGagatgaagtggaggtcAAGGGAGTGTATaaagggaagaagccgaaACATGAACACAAGCGTGtgggaggaaaaggcgaaGGCAAGGAATGCGGAGATTGTCAAAAGCCAGAAGTTGAGGAGAACGTTGGACCTGTGGAGCCAATTGAGAGAGAGcttttggagaaggaactGTCCAAGCTCTCTTACGAAATCTATCGAGTTAAAGGTATCGTTCGATTCATGTCTCCTTCAAACCCATCAAAGGCTTTCGACACGTATATTCTCAACTACGCCTTTTCTCGATACACCCTCACACCTGCGCCTtctttggatgatgatccCGCGCTCGAAGGGGTGAGCATAAGGTTGACAGTGATGGGTGAGAGAGGGGAAGTTGCAAGGAGAGCAAGGAGATTTGGTGAAGCTATTGGCGCTATGATGGAGTGA
- a CDS encoding hypothetical protein (HMMPfam hit to WD40, WD domain, G-beta repeat, score: 238.7, E(): 1e-68): MLRLQSLGSLPAHAEPAWTVSFNPTRSLLASCSTDRTIRLYSYIIPSSSDGLPSQDDSQAVFSLAKVIETDHKRTVRSIAWSPDGRTLASGSFDSTVGVWEEVIPLSDDEEEEDEGAQGVYKPAGVDSDGDGDGGKEKEWECVTTLEGHESECKSVGFSSDGALLASCSRDKSVWVWEVQPDADFECIAVMMEHSQDVKSIAWHPHEEILASASYDSYIHLAYDDPDSDWCIFQKLHPSLPSTPLTIPSTSPSHLIDALVPTEEEKKAEAELQVPPLEEDETVWCLAWSPDGRWLASGGDNGGIRLWQRTGSQPDSAFKEILHTAAHSRSVFSLSWSPPYPSAESAGSTDSTDLGMLASAGEDGKIIIWQITVPPSPSSASQEIDNEQISIRPIAAQKDAHGVNDINSVAWCVREDKKGWGMLSSAGDDGSVKVWRVVRD, encoded by the exons ATGCTTCGGCTCCAATCCCTGGGTTCCCTCCCGGCCCATGCCGAACCAGCTTGGACAGTATCTTTCAACCCTACCCGCTCTCTCCTCGCATCATGCTCCACAGATCGCACAATCCGTCTTTACTCCTACATTataccctcttcctccgatGGTTTACCAAGCCAGGACGATTCCCAGGCCGTGTTTAGTCTTGCTAAGGTTATAGAAACGGACCACAAGAGGACTGTGAGGAGTATAGCGTGGTCCCCTGATGGACGAACATTGGCAAGTGGGAGCTTTGATTCGACCGTCGGTGTGTGGGAGGAGGTTATTCCGCTTtcggatgacgaagaagaagaggatgagggtgcACAAGGGGTGTATAAACCGGCTGGAGTGGACTcggatggagatggggatggggggaaagagaaggagtggGAATGCGTGACGACGTTGGAAGGGCATGAGAGTGAATGCAAATCGGTTGGGTTTTCGAGTGATGGGGCTCTGCTCGCGAGTTGCTCCAGAGATAAAAGTGTATGGGTGTGGGAAG TCCAACCGGACGCCGATTTTGAATGTATCGCGGTCATGATGGAGCACTCTCAGGACGTCAAGTCCATCGCCTGGCACCCACACGAAGAG ATCCTGGCTTCTGCGTCATACGACTCTTACATCCACCTCGCTTACGACGACCCCGATTCTGACTGGTGCATCTTCCAAAAACTccatccctctctcccttctACTCCACTCACCATCCCATCCACTTCCCCGTCACATTTAATTGATGCGTTGGTTCCtacggaagaagagaagaaggcagaggcGGAGTTGCAAGTCCCGCcgttggaggaggatgagactGTTTGGTGTTTAGCTTGGAGTCCCGACGGGAGGTGGTTGGCTAGTGGAGGTGATAATGGTGGAATCCGTCTTTGGCAAAGAAC AGGCTCACAACCAGACTCGGCGTTCAAAGAGATCTTACACACCGCCGCTCACTCGCGTTCagtcttttctctttcttggTCCCCACCCTATCCATCCGCCGAGTCTGCCGGCTCCACCGACTCTACTGATTTAGGGATGCTCGCTTCTGCGGGGGAGGATGGTAAGATTATCATCTGGCAAATCACCGtccctccatctccttcttccgcttcaCAAGAAATAGATAATGAACAAATCTCGATCAGACCGATTGCCGCCCAGAAAGATGCGCACGGCGTGAACGATATCAACTCGGTAGCGTGGTGTGTGAGAGAAGATAAAAAGGGATGGGGGATGTTGAGTAGTGCGGGGGATGATGGGAGTGTCAAGGTTTGGAGGGTCGTCAGGGATTAA
- a CDS encoding hypothetical protein (Match to ESTs gb|CF194371.1|CF194371, gb|CF194372.1|CF194372; HMMPfam hit to Clathrin, Region in Clathrin and VPS, score: 850.6, E(): 6.3e-253; HMMPfam hit to Clathrin_propel, Clathrin propeller repeat, score: 119.7, E(): 6.6e-33) yields MAAPEKPIVFTEHLQLTALGVQPTSISFQTLTLESDAWICVRETGDTPQVVIVNLNDAGDVVRRPITADSAIMNPRANEKILALKAGRQLQVFNLGAKAKLGTHLMNDDVTFWTWINNTTLGIVTEREVYHWKVMDGQTAPTKVFDRHANLTANQIINYRISHDEKWLVLVGISSNPNAGQPGENGFKIKGAMQLYSIERGVSQPIEGHAATFASIKLDGAPNPTKLFAFAVRSAAGAKLHIVEIGHQAPNPPFQKKAVDVFFPPEALNDFPVSLQVSQKHGILYLVTKFGFIHLYEIETGQCIYMNRISGETIFTTAEYETLSGIIGVNRKGQVLSVSVDEQTIVPYIQQTLNNPELAIKLATRAGLPGADGMIQQQYQVYIQNGQYGEAAKIAANSPRGLLRTPQTIETLKNLPAVPGTLTPILQYFGILLEKGELNKYESLELARPVVQQGKKQLLEKWLKENKLESSEELGDLCRMADMNLALSVYLRANVPNKVVACFAELGQFDKIVLYSKKVGYTPDYAQLLQHLVRINPDKGAEFATQLVNDENGPLVDLDRIVDIFMSQNMLQQATSILLDALKDNKPEQGPLQTRLLEMNLMSAPQVADAILGNEMFTHYDRPRIANLAEKAGLVQRALEHYEDINDIKRVVVHTNLFKPEWLVDYFGRLTVEQSFACLQEMLRTNLRQNLPIVVQIATKYSDLLGSVKLIELFEQFKSSDGLYYYLGSIVNLSEDPEVHFKYIQAATRTGQIREVERICRESNFYNPEKVKNFLKEARLDDQLPLIIVCDRFDFVHDLVLYLYQNGLTNFIEIYVQRVNSARTPQVIGGLLDVDCDETTVKNLLMSVTGTFPIDDLVDEVEKRNRLKLILPWLNNKVEQGSTDHAIYNAIAKISIDSNNNPEKFLKENNLYDPAIVGKYCEKRDPYLAYIAYAKGFCDDELINITNENQMYKHQARYLVKRRDVDLWTQVLNPESIHRRALIDQIIATAIPECVDPDDVSVTVKAFMHMELHGPLLELLEKIIIEPSPFSDNRSLQSLMFLTAIKNDKGKVMGYINKLSGYDVETIAKVATEAGLYEEAFTIYQKHDMHAEAMSVLVEHMASIDRGFAYANKINEPAVWSRLGKAQLDGLRVKEAIDSYIKADDPSNFEEVIEIANRAGKHDDLVRYLQMARKTAREPKIDTELAYAYAKTDRLHDMEEFLGMTNVADVLQVGEKCFDDELYQAAKLLFSSISNWARLATTLIYLGENQAAVDAARKAGNTQVWKQVNAACVDKKEFRLAQICGLNLVVHAEELPALLSLYERNGYFDEIISLMEAGLGLERAHMGMFTELSVLYAKYRPEKLMEHLKLFWQRVNIPKVIKAAEQAHLWPELVFLYIVYDEPDNASLAMMERLADWDHDQFKKVIVKVANMEIAYRAVSFYLARQPTLLPDLLAALTPRLDHSRVIKILQTEDHLPLAKPYLIATQKLNLAVINEAYNDLLIEEEDHVTLRSSLETYDEYDAIKLAKRLEKHELLEFRRIAALLYRLNSLWEESISLSKADRLWRDALETAAASKDIAVCEELAGYFVSIGNKDAFAAILYVCFEFVRADFVEEMSWRFGLSDYSMPYKLQQQRDQATKVAALEKEVKELRTKTAEKEPDNEPSNLMGSGLGGRLMIGGPSGGPPFMGNMPNGGMMAQPTGFY; encoded by the exons ATGGCAGCGCCAGAGAAGCCTATCGTGTTCACTGAACACCTCCAACTCACAGCCCTAGGCGTCCAAcccacctccatctccttccaaACACTAACACTCGAATCAGATGCCTGGATTTGTGTCAGAGAAACCGGCGATACACCTCAGGTCGTCATTGTCAACTTGAACGATGCTGGTGATGTCGTTAGGAGGCCTATCACGGCTGATTCGGCTATTATGAACCCAAGAGCAAACGAGAAGATCTTAGCTCTCAAGG CCGGTCGACAGCTCCAAGTGTTCAACCTCGGCGCCAAAGCCAAGCTTGGTACCCACCTTATGAACGACGATGTGACTTTCTGGACTTGGATCAACAATACTACTTTGGGTATCGTTACCGAACGAGAAGTGTACCACTGGAAGGTTATGGATGGTCAGACTGCTCCTACCAAG GTATTTGACCGACACGCCAACCTCACTGCGAACCAAATCATCAACTATAGAATATCACACGACGAAAAATGGCTTGTTCTTGTCGGTATCTCTTCTAATCCCAATGCCGGCCAACCCGGTGAGAACGGTTTCAAGATCAAGGGTGCCATGCAACTCTACTCTATCGAGAGAGGCGTTTCACAACCCATCGAAGGTCACGCCGCTACATTCGCTTCCATCAAGCTCGACGGTGCTCCCAACCCTACAAAACTGTTTGCCTTTGCAGTCAGgtctgctgctggtgccAAATTGCACATCGTTGAGATTGGTCACCAGGCACCCAACCCTCCCTtccagaagaaggctgtCGACGTGTTCTTCCCTCCCGAGGCCCTGAACGACTTTCCCGTCTCTTTGCAAGTCTCCCAGAAGCATGGTATTCTCTACCTCGTCACCAAGTTCGGTTTCATTCACCTTTATGAAATTGAAACTGGTCAGTGTATCTACATGAACAGGATTTCCGGCGAGACCATTTTCACCACCGCCGAGTATGAGACATTGTCAGGTATCATCGGAGTTAACAGGAAGGGCCAAGTTTTGAGTGTTAGCGTGGATGAGCAGACTATTGTGCCCTACATCCAAC AAACTCTCAACAACCCGGAGCTCGCTATCAAGCTTGCTACTCGTGCCGGTCTCCCTGGGGCGGACGGTATGATCCAACAGCAGTATCAAGTTTACATCCAGAACGGCCAGTACGGCGAGGCTGCCAAGATTGCCGCCAACTCTCCCCGTGGGTTGTTGCGAACCCCTCAAACAATTGAGACGCTCAAGAATCTCCCCGCTGTTCCTGGTACTCTTACTCCCATCTTACAGTACTTTGGTATTTTGCTCGAGAAGGGAGAGCTCAACAAGTACGAATCTCTTGAACTTGCCCGCCCTGTTGTCCAGCAAGGCAAGAAGCAGCTCCTCGAGAAGTGGCTCAAGGAGAACAAGCTCGAGAGCAGTGAGGAGCTCGGTGACCTCTGTCGAATGGCCGATATGAACCTCGCTCTATCCGTCTACCTTCGTGCCAACGTTCCTAACAAGGTCGTTGCTTGTTTCGCTGAGCTCGGGCAATTTGACAAGATTGTTCTCTACTCCAAAAAAGTCGGCTATACTCCTGACTAtgctcagcttcttcagcatCTTGTGCGTATCAACCCCGACAAAGGTGCCGAGTTTGCTACACAGCTCGTCAACGATGAGAACGGCCCTCTCGTTGACCTTGACCGAATTGTCGACATCTTCATGTCTCAGAACATGCTCCAGCAAGCTACTTCTATTCTCCTCGACGCTCTCAAGGACAACAAGCCCGAGCAAGGTCCACTCCAGACAAGGTTGCTTGAAATGAACTTGATGAGCGCTCCTCAGGTTGCGGATGCCATTTTGGGCAACGAAATGTTCACCCACTATGACAGGCCTCGGATCGCCAACCTCGCTGAGAAAGCGGGTCTTGTGCAGAGGGCTTTGGAGCATTACGAGGATATCAACGATATCAAGAGGGTTGTTGTACACACCAACTTGTTCAAGCCCGAGTGGCTGGTGGACTACTTTGGACGACTCACTGTCGAGCAGAGCTTTGCTTGTTTGCAAGAAATGTTGAGGACGAACTTGAGGCAAAATTTGCCGATCGTCGTGCAGATCGCTACCAAGTACTCTGACTTGCTTGGTTCTGTCAAGCTCATCGAACTGTTTGAGCAGTTCAAGAGTTCGGACG GTTTGTACTACTATCTCGGTTCCATTGTCAACCTCAGCGAAGACCCCGAGGTTCACTTCAAGTACATTCAAGCTGCTACCCGTACCGGCCAAATCCGCGAGGTCGAGCGTATCTGCCGAGAGTCCAACTTTTACAACCCCGAGAAGGTCAAGAACTTCCTCAAGGAAGCCCGTCTCGACGACCAGCTCCCTCTTATCATTGTCTGCGACCGATTTGACTTTGTACATGACTTGGTTCTCTACCTTTACCAGAACGGTTTGACCAATTTCATTGAGATTTATGTCCAGCGAGTCAACTCTGCCAGAACCCCCCAGGTTATCGGCGGATTGTTGGATGTTGACTGCGATGAGACAACCGTGAAGAACTTGTTGATGAGTGTTACCGGCACCTTCCCCATTGACGATTTGGTGGATGAAGTCGAGAAGCGAAACAGGCTCAAGCTCATCTTGCCTTGgctcaacaacaaggtTGAGCAGGGTTCTACCGACCACGCGATTTACAACGCCATCGCCAAAATCTCTATCGACTCAAACAACAACCCCGAAAAATTCCTCAAGGAGAACAACCTTTACGACCCCGCTATTGTCGGCAAGTACTGCGAGAAGCGAGATCCTTATCTCGCCTATATTGCTTATGCCAAGGGCTTCTGTGACGACGAGCTCATCAATATCACCAACGAGAACCAGATGTACAAACATCAGGCTCGATACCTCGTTAAGCGACGCGACGTTGACCTCTGGACACAAGTCCTCAATCCCGAGTCTATCCACCGCCGTGCCCTTATCGACCAGATCATTGCCACTGCCATCCCCGAGTGTGTCGATCCTGATGATGTGTCCGTCACCGTTAAGGCATTCATGCACATGGAACTTCACGGTCCCTTACTTGAATTGCTCGAAAAGATCATAATTGAGCCATCACCTTTCAGCGACAACCGCTCTTTGCAGAGCTTGATGTTCCTCACCGCTATCAAGAACGACAAAGGCAAAGTTATGGGTTATATCAACAAGCTTTCAGGATATGACGTTGAGACTATCGCCAAGGTCGCTACCGAGGCCGGTCTTTACGAGGAGGCGTTCACAATTTATCAGAAGCACGACATGCACGCCGAGGCAATGAGCGTCCTTGTTGAACATATGGCTTCCATTGACCGAGGCTTCGCCTATGCCAACAAGATCAACGAGCCCGCTGTCTGGAGCAGACTCGGTAAAGCCCAACTTGACGGTTTGCGTGTCAAGGAGGCTATCGACTCTTACATCAAAGCTGATGACCCATCCAACTTTGAGGAAGTTATTGAGATTGCCAACCGAGCTGGCAAGCATGACGACCTGGTGCGATACCTCCAGATGGCTAGGAAGACTGCCCGCGAGCCCAAGATTGACACTGAGCTCGCTTACGCTTACGCCAAGACTGACCGATTGCACGATATGGAAGAGTTCCTCGGTATGACCAACGTTGCCGACGTCTTGCAGGTTGGTGAGAAATGTTTCGATGATGAGCTTTACCAGGCTGCCAAGCTCTTATTCTCAAGCATCTCCAACTGGGCTAGGTTGGCAACCACTTTGATCTACTTGGGCGAGAACCAGGCGGCGGTTGACGCAGCTAGGAAGGCTGGTAACACTCAGGTGTGGAAGCAGGTTAACGCTGCTTGTGTGGATAAGAAGGAGTTCCGATTGGCGCAGATTTGTGGTTTGAACCTTGTC GTTCACGCCGAGGAACTTCCTGCTTTGTTGTCACTTTACGAGAGGAATGGCTACTTTGACGAGATTATCTCCTTGATGGAGGCCGGTTTGGGTTTGGAGAGGGCTCACATG GGCATGTTCACAGAACTGAGTGTCTTGTACGCCAAGTACCGACCCGAGAAGC TCATGGAGCACTTGAAGCTCTTCTGGCAGCGTGTCAACATT CCCAAAGTCATCAAGGCCGCAGAACAGGCTCACCTCTGGCCCGAGCTTGTCTTCCTCTACATTGTCTACG ATGAACCCGACAACGCTTCTTTGGCTATGATGGAGCGACTCGCCGACTGGGACCACGATCAATTCAAGAAGGTTATTGTGAAGGTTGCCAATATGGAAATTGCCTACCGGGCCGTGTCCTTCTACCTTGCTCGACAA cccaccctcctccccgaTCTTCTTGCTGCTCTTACCCCCCGACTTGACCACAGTCGAGTTATCAAGATCCTCCAAACCGAAGACCACCTCCCTCTCGCCAAACCTTACCTCATCGCCACCCAAAAGCTCAATCTCGCCGTCATCAACGAGGCTTACAACGACCTGCttattgaagaggaggatcaTGTCACTTTGCGAAGCAGTTTGGAGACTTATGATGAGTACGATGCAATTAAGTTGGCGAAGAGATTGGAGAAGCACGAGTTGTTGGAGTTTAGGAGAATCGCTGCTTTGCTTTACCGA CTCAACTCTTTGTGGGAAGAGTCTATTTCTCTCTCAAAGGCCGATAGATTATGGCGAGACGCCCTTGAGACTGCTGCTGCGAGCAAAGACATTGCCGTTTGTGAGGAGCTTGCAGGCTACTTTGTTTCTATTGGCAACAAGGATGCTTTCGCTGCTATTCTCTATGTCTGCTTCGAGTTTGTCCGAGCTGACTTTGTTGAGGAAATG TCTTGGCGATTCGGCTTGTCAGATTACTCTATGCCTTACAAACTCCAGCAACAACGAGATCAAGCTACCAAGGTTGCGGCGCTTGAAAAGGAGGTCAAAGAGCTTAGAACTAAGACCGCTGAGAAGGAACCGGATAATGAGCCAAGTAATTTGATGGGGTCTGGATTGGGTGGGAGATTGATGATTGGCGGACCTTC GGGCGGACCACCCTTCATGGGTAACATGCCGAATGGAGGTATGATGGCTCAACCCACTGGGTTCTACTAA
- a CDS encoding hypothetical protein (Match to EST gb|CF193863.1|CF193863), giving the protein MSEYDVRPSKIKLKETKTDKAEKIYRHEQRRYRKEQERISRANGYAVSPPRPPREESISPPRKRPKQRPQDFEEEEDGEGEWMGGYARHAREEIEKRDWEDKMRWMANEVSDPFEDWPTFGRAGPSFTHIPERWRPSSPSIPRPPGFGPFPFPPFSNRHVHSTRRNPLDEVDPYGIPIPPLGHMTESEYTNFVRQGMYARRRAEEMFAAERHRREREAREREREIEREKRERKEERRRHRLEREEYERHRARSSASSSPIPIPHPHTAPYGTLDDPTKYFTRWESLQIGGEVESTELRFDDIPWPVFRPSARGGSSGSSESILLDTLTLENVRKFMTAVASHLSTSKSSSAGGTRGDLRKTVREAIRNFHPDRFHSRVLERVREKDKEKVQQGADQVSRVLNDLVRIV; this is encoded by the exons ATGAGCGAGTATGACGTGAGACCATCAAAGATTAAGTT AAAAGAGACGAAAACAGACAAGGCAGAGAAGATTTACCGCCACGAGCAACGCCGCTATCgaaaagaacaagaacGCATTTCTCGAGCAAACGGGTACGCGGTCTCTCcgcctcgtcctcctcgcgAAGAATCAATATCCCCACCCCGTAAGCGGCCTAAACAGAGGCCACAagactttgaagaagaggaggacggtGAAGGCGAATGGATGGGTGGCTACGCTCGTCACGCGcgggaagagattgagaagagagattggGAGGATAAGATGCGTTGGATGGCGAACGAAGTTTCTGATCCTTTTGAGGATTGGCCTACATTCGGTCGAGCGGGCCCATCATTCACGCATATCCCTGAAAGATGgcgtccttcttcacccagTATACCTCGGCCCCCTGGCTTTGGccctttcccctttcctcccttcaGCAACCGCCACGTTCACTCAACTCGACGCAATCCTCTAGATGAAGTTGATCCTTACGGTATCCCTATCCCCCCACTGGGACACATGACAGAGAGTGAATATACAAATTTTGTGAGGCAGGGAATGTACGCTCGCCGACGCGCGGAGGAGATGTTTGCTGCTGAGCGACATCGACGTGAACGTGAAGCTCGGGAACGGGAAAGGGAGATTGAACGTGAAAAGAGGGAacggaaagaggagaggagacgTCACAGGctggagagagaagaataCGAACGACATCGCGCTCGCTCATCTgcgtcttcctcgcctaTCCCGATCCCTCATCCGCACACCGCTCCATACGGCACTCTTGACGACCCTACGAAATACTTTACAAGATGGGAATCTCTGCAAATTGGAGGCGAAGTAGAATCTACCGAACTTCGTTTCGACGATATTCCTTGGCCGGTCTTCCGACCTTCTGCCCGAGGAGGATCAAGCGGGTCAAGTGAGAGCATCCTCCTTGATACTCTCACACTCGAGAATGTCCGGAAATTCATGACAGCTGTTGCCAGTCATCTGTCAACCTCGAAATCAAGTTCCGCAGGAGGGACAAGGGGGGATCTGAGAAAGACTGTAAGAGAGGCGATAAGGAATTTCCACCCCGATAGATTTCACTCTAGAGTGTTGGAAAGggtgagagagaaggataaggagaagGTCCAACAAGGTGCGGATCAGGTTAGCAGGGTGTTGAATGATTTGGTTAGGATAGTATAG